GCCTTGGCATTTTCGATGAGTTCTGGAAGCGCCTGAAGCGAGTCCAGCTGCTCGTGGAAATCAGACAAAGCATCCCTCTCGACTTTGCCTAACGGCTGGTGCGGGATGATGGAAACCTTGACAGACGtgtttgctgctgttctAAGGATGAGCTCTGTTGGAAAGCGAGTACAGAGGCCGCTTTTGACGGGAAACGAGACGCCAGATATGGCCTCGAGTACAGAGCTTTTGCCAGATGACTGGTCGCCGCAGACGATGATCTGTGGCAGTGATATGTAGTGGCTGATTCCCTGGGAGCGCAGTGAGTCAACCGTATTGAGGAGCTCAAGCTGCTCTTTGGAGCAGAGGCCCTCGAGGGTTTTGGCGCTTAGCTGAGTCAAAACCATGGCGAGATGCTGGCGATCAAAAGGGATATGAATTGCGATGATGGTTCCAAGATCGTATTGATGAGATAACTGGAAACTACATGTTTTTTATATCCAAGCATTATGGCATTTCTATTGGAGTTCATTCTAGTGAATTATTGTTGATATGTTATTATGGTAGGCCTCCCACATGCAGGCTTCCACCTTATTCCCGACCATTTCTGCCTCGTCACTGGTTGTTGGTTGTTGGTTGTACGGCTTGGCCTGCCTCGCTTGCCAAAGTCCTGCAAGGCTTAATCGGCTGCATGCGTCTCGTAACTTCAGTGTTGTGGCATTATTCACATTAAAGACAGTTAAATTAAATGTCTGACGTGGGTGCTTTTATGCACCTCTTGGTGAGACAAGGGCGCCTGGTTGAGATAACAGCCCGACGTTGCATTAGGCTGCAAACGAGAGCCAACGCGCATTTACGTCAGCTTGGGCTCAAGATTCATTGCACCGCTCAATGTTGAATCGAAATGCTGGTGATTTATCATTAAATTGTAAGGCCTGTTCAAGAAGAAGTCTCCAACACAGCGCCAGCTTGCTTCAGCAGTATCATGAAACTCTCCCTACTCTGTGTATACTTATCATGCCAAATCGCTGTTTGCATTCCTAATTTTATACTTGATGTTAGTTGACAAACACTCACGATTATGATGCTTTTGAGACGAACATGAGACAGGAGTGGCCTGTTGACTTATTTTCAAGACAAAAACTCCGAGAGTCTCCCAAAAAGTGTTTAGCATCCCATGGATTAAATAATACAGTCCCACAGGTGTAGAAATGTACGAAAATCACCGATAGAGACATAGCATCGTGATATATACCTAGTACCTGGACGGGGTTCGTTCTGATCTACATAGTATGTGCATAGTGAGTATTAGGTGAAGAAACCTACAAATATGAAATGAATGTAACTACTCAAGAATAAATAATCTGGCAAATTGCGCACTTGCTGCCGTGAACAAGACAATCGCCTTTTACATGTAGACTGTCAACGAATGAGCGCTGGATTGTAAAGCCGAAACCCCTCATTCTCCAATCTTGCCACTGAACTTATTAATCGGGGTTTATGACACCAACACGGTTTCTGCTTACACTTTGAACAAGGAAAATAGATCTAGATCATTCATCTCAGCTTCTTATACTGGTAAAATAAATTCATTAAAATGCCCCCGTCTGTTGAATGCTATCTCCTGGCTCCGACAAATGACGTACCGAACAGCCAGCTGCCGGTGATCCTCTATCGAGATGTTCTGCCCGAGCCTCGAAATGAAGAGACGACGACAAAGTTTTTAACAGCTTATGGCTGGGAAAAGAGAGTATAGGATATCTATCTCTGTGGAATTGTTCTGTCCTGCGCAGGGGCTAATAGAGAGCCGCGATGCTAGGGAACCTGGGGGCATATCTCAATGCGGCACTTCCACCCAAATACGCATGAATGCTACGGTGGGTGCACATATTATTAGTAATGCATAATATTACAAGCTGACTTTATTTGAAAAGGCATCTTCCAAGGCAATTCGACGCTGCTCTTGGGAAAGATTGAGGATGGAGACGGCGTTCAAGTCGATGTGCACACTGGCGACGTAATTGTCCTTCCAGCCGGAACAGCTCATTCTTCTCTAGAGAGCTATGATGACTATCGTTATATTGGCGTCTATCCGAAAGTAAGCAGACAACATCTGTTTCATCaaatttcttcctcttttcaatGTGTATAAACTGACGTTTATCACATAGGAGTGTCCCAAATGGATAACTGAGAAAGGCAAGCAGCCTGCGGCTTCTTTCGCCTCGATGATCCGAGCGGTTCCCACGCCGCAGGCTGATCCAGCGTACGGAAAGCAAGGGCCGCTAGTGGCGTTGTGGAACACAAAGCTGGAAGCAAAGTTGTAGCTGTGAGTATGAGTATGTAAAAAGAGTGTTTCCTATTAATAGATTGCTGTGGGTGATTCAGCAGTCGTCAAGTTGCAAATTCACACCTGGGTTAATACAAATTGTCTCCGTTTTGGTGAAATTCACAATCGCATACTCTATGAACAACTTCCTCAGTTGAATGTTACATCGTACCACGCCGAGTCTTGGATGAATGACCTGCTTATATGAGCCACTAGCTTTATAAGCTTAACTATTAGCTCCTTGAGCGTGGTACTCTATCCCAGTTACTGTATTGGTCGTGCATGTTGTTGTGCTTCTAAAAGGGAGCATTTTTCTCTGATTGGGATTTGACATGGTCCTTGATCCTACTCTTTCCT
The Trichoderma asperellum chromosome 7, complete sequence DNA segment above includes these coding regions:
- a CDS encoding uncharacterized protein (EggNog:ENOG41), which encodes MPPSVECYLLAPTNDVPNSQLPVILYRDVLPEPRNEETTTKFLTAYGWEKRGTWGHISMRHFHPNTHECYGIFQGNSTLLLGKIEDGDGVQVDVHTGDVIVLPAGTAHSSLESYDDYRYIGVYPKECPKWITEKGKQPAASFASMIRAVPTPQADPAYGKQGPLVALWNTKLEAKL